AGATAAAGAAACTTTAAGAAAACATCGTTTTTATGATGTGTTTCTTCATTTTGGATTAGATGATTTTGAACTATCTCAAACCTTTGAAAATCTTTTTCTAGATGAGATTATAGAATACAACGAGCTGGTGGAGGATAGCATTTTTATTTTAGATTATTTAAAAAACAAAGGCTATACTCTTCATATTTTGTCTAATGGTTTTCAAGAGGTTACTCATAGAAAGTTAGATGGAAGTGGCATTGCTCATTACTTTGATACGGTAACAAGCGCAGACGAAATAGGACTAAGAAAACCTCATCCTGAGATTTTTCAACTCGCTTTAGATAAAGCGAAAGCAACGGTGGAGGAGTCTTATTTTATAGGAGATGATTGGATTGCAGACGCTTTGGGTGCTAGAGATTTTGGTTTGAAAGTTTTATTTTTTGATGTCTTCAACGAAGGTTTTGAGGAGCAAGGCGTTATCAATATTAAATCTTTAGTGGAGGTAGAGCGTTATCTTTAGAGAATGCAGAGCCATAAGGAGTGGTAAAAAATCCTTACTTTTGTAAATCCTTTCCTGATAAAGGAAGGGATATTTAATTTAAAAAATTAGAAATACTATGTCAAGAATACTTACGGGAATTCAAGCTACGGGAACGCCTCATTTAGGAAATTTGTTAGGAGCGATAATCCCAGCAATAGAGTTATCTAAAAATCCTGAAAACGAATCGTTTTTATTTATTGCCAATATGCATTCTTTAACCCAAATAAAAGATGCAGAAGTACTAAAACAAAATACTTACGAAATAGCGGCTGCGTGGTTGGCTTTCGGTCTTGACACGGAAAAAACTTATTTCTATAGACAAAGTGATATACCCGAAGTATGTGAATTGTCGTGGTATTTGTCTTGCTTTTTCCCTTATCAAAGGCTTACTTTAGCTCATTCGTTTAAAGATAAAGCAGACCGTTTGGCAGATGTAAACGCTGGACTTTTTACTTATCCCGTTCTTATGGCAGCGGATATACTTCTGTACGATGCAGAGATAGTTCCTGTAGGAAAAGACCAATTACAGCACTTAGAAATGGCAAGAGATATGGGAGCGAGGTTTAACAATCAAATGGGAGAAACTTTTGTATTACCACAAGAAGAACTGCAAGAAAATACCAAGTATGTGCCTGGTACTGATGGTAACAAAATGTCTAAATCTAGAGGAAACATCATCAATATATTTTTACCAGAGAAACAGCTTAAAAAACAGGTGATGTCTATAGAAACGGATTCTAAAACTTTAGAAGAGCCTAAAGACCCTGAAACAGATA
This Riemerella anatipestifer DNA region includes the following protein-coding sequences:
- the trpS gene encoding tryptophan--tRNA ligase yields the protein MSRILTGIQATGTPHLGNLLGAIIPAIELSKNPENESFLFIANMHSLTQIKDAEVLKQNTYEIAAAWLAFGLDTEKTYFYRQSDIPEVCELSWYLSCFFPYQRLTLAHSFKDKADRLADVNAGLFTYPVLMAADILLYDAEIVPVGKDQLQHLEMARDMGARFNNQMGETFVLPQEELQENTKYVPGTDGNKMSKSRGNIINIFLPEKQLKKQVMSIETDSKTLEEPKDPETDKVFALYELIATPEQTEQLRQKYLAGNFGYGHAKTELLNLILETYSKERELFNYYMTHLDELEAKLKEGAEKTRKVAAETLARVRKNLGM
- a CDS encoding HAD family hydrolase, which encodes MKIRHIFFDLDNTLWDHRKNARLTLQKLFNKYLIEDKIGVDFETFHEVYHTINEELWAKIRDGIIDKETLRKHRFYDVFLHFGLDDFELSQTFENLFLDEIIEYNELVEDSIFILDYLKNKGYTLHILSNGFQEVTHRKLDGSGIAHYFDTVTSADEIGLRKPHPEIFQLALDKAKATVEESYFIGDDWIADALGARDFGLKVLFFDVFNEGFEEQGVINIKSLVEVERYL